The Amaranthus tricolor cultivar Red isolate AtriRed21 chromosome 2, ASM2621246v1, whole genome shotgun sequence genome contains the following window.
tccctTTTGTTTTTGGAAAAAGTTGCTCCACTTCCATTTCATGATTTTCTTCTTCCCTTGCAGTAGTGACTACTTCTACACTGAAAGCATCACAATTTTTCATATAACCTAGCACATTGTATTAAGAAAAGCATTACATTTAAAAACAAACTTACTTTTCTTTTTGaagcaacattttttttttttgctctaTCTTTAGTTTTCGGCAAaggttgttcttcttcaagATGTGCAGAATTTCGAGTAACTAccatttttctaataaacaaaaataaaaaactcgTGTATAAATTGAAGAACAAATCGTGTATAAAATCTGAGCCATTagatcacagttttatacaaaaagcataaaagttttttgtaaaaagcagCACCGTTTGAATTAGAAAAcatcatacaaacaaaaacatcacagctttatacaaaaagcatcaaagtttttttgtaaaaagcagcacagtttgaagtagaaaacatcatacaaacaaaagcatcacagttttatacaaaaagcatcaaagtattttgtaaaaagcagcacaatttgaagtagaaagcattatacaaacaaaaacatcacaatttTATAAAAAGCATCACACGTCACACACAATTGTTTTCGTGTTGAATTCGAAgaaaagaacaaatgaaatcGCAAGAACTCACAGCAAGAACAATCGTTGGAATGCCCTAATTCAGGATTGATCGTTCAAGAAATCGCAAAAGAGAATAATCGCAGAACTGGTAGTGTATCATGTATTGTATCTTGTGTTGAATAAATGTAACACAGATTTGATTTagaaagcatcaaagttttttgtaaaaaagcagcacagtttgaagtacaaagcatcatacaaacaaaaacatcacagttttatacaaaagcATCACACGTCTCACACAATTGTTTTCGTATTGAATTCGAAgaaaagaacaaatgaaatcGCAAGAACTCACAGCAAGAACAATTGTTggaataccttaattcgtggtTGATCGTTAAAGAAATCGCAAGAAATCGCAAAACAGAAGAACGCTGAAATGCCCTAATTAATCGACGCAAGAAAAAATTGCagaaaatagaaggaaaattcGAGTATCAAAGAACAGAAGAATAGAACAAAAGAAATCGCAAGAGTAGAACAAAACTCACAGCAAGAACAATCGTTGGAATGCCCTAATTCGTGGTTGATCGTTCAAGAAATCGCAAGCAATCGCAAAAAACGCagaaaatagaaggaaaattcGTGTATCAAAGAACAAATCGAAGATAGAACAAATGAAATCGCAAGAGTAGAACAAAACTCACAGCAAGAATAGAGATGAAACGCAACAAAAAGAATAATCGCAGAAGAATAGAACAAATCAAATCTCAAGAGTAGAACAAAACTCACAACAAGAATAGAGATGAAATCACAATAAAATCGCAAAGAGAAGAATGATGAAACACTGGAATCGCACCACAAAAATCGCAAAAGAAGAACGCTGGATTGTGATATCGCAAAACAAAATCCCAAAACAATGAAGaaactttgaaaaaaaattatcctAATTCGCGCGCGATTCTGGATCGTTGGTTCAAAATCATATGATTCCTACGGTTGAGATTGTGGTTTACATGGTTCTCATATATGATTAGTTCTCACCTAAACTTTtgcctacatatatatatatatatatatatatatatatatatatatatatatatatatatatatatatatatatatatatatatatatatatatatatatatatatatatatatatatataagtaacggtccggtttaagtgacccaaaaatccatatgaaaatacaaattccggttcacctttttggactccagagaagacttttctctaggaccatcaacgttccgtcgatataaaaaatatagataAACATAAAACAAGACCAATATGAAAgataataagtcagcggaactctaacgtacaactcgagagcctagagGCCTCTAAACAACTAATCGAAATAGCGGAATCGAAAAGAAACTATCTCTTTTGTTACATTAAATACAGAGATTCTGTCTattcataatttaatataaaagatAATACATAGTCTTGCTTATTACGGGTTCTACGTCAAGATCTCACTCCaaaccccacctgcaatcaacctactagtcgtcgtaagacaacacatagtaggttccaaagaaacaaaccaatacacgtcagagacatcatacaattatcaatcaggttgaaaacaagcaaattgttcatcctagcatgcataggctctaatacatttattattaatgaaacccaacttgtaacgctgcccgtcctgttcgggtcgttcaagtacaaACCATTCATCATTAGATAAtttcaacttgtaacgttgcccgtcctgttcgggtcgttcaagtataaattcaaatgtctttggaggaatacacttgggagagctaatctcaaggcaaccaccgacctaagacgttgcccgtcttgttcgggtcgccaaaggctaaagtatgcatacccccatggtgaccgtaatgatccaaaactgccatgggaacaataattataataatccaaaccaatcgttaacccctttgggtaacataaccaaacgtcaacccctttgggtgacaaacacataaattctaagtttccaattaatttctttcaaattatttgaggtgtctaatccttatgtgatttacaaagcctcgattagaaatgaaacaatactacttgcacaaccacataaacagtatggtctaagcgtgtacctttaagcgctgcaaccaaacaacgtttaagcacgataagaatttcgccctcttatgaatcgaggtcctaaataacacacacacaaaacgatcacgtattagaacgtgtttacacatttaatccactccatactactaagatattactaagacttgataattttaaatgttttcatccaatttccaatgattccaaatttaatttctgaccagaaactttattggccatttcggacagtttagaaaattcaaatgaaaaatccgacttcaccactgcgtccggaatgcatcaattaccttgggtaccaaatttcataatttctaacatccaattactatttttaattatttcaagcgtttaacgagtttttttaacgcatcggatacataaaccaacaacggaacacgactaacgtttccggatcggcaccaatgccgaggcagcagctgctgtccaacACTCccattatattgttattattattatatatatatatatatatatatatatatatatatatatatatatatatatatatatatatatatatatatatatattcattattcaaattaataactcTTTTAATCTCACGACCAAAATAATCTAACAACACCAATATCACAATGACtacaataaaacaaacaagacaaatttttctatcacacaaccacttgataattccacacatatattatttcccaaaaccccattcaacaaaacataaaagtcatcaaataaaaaaaatatgtccatccacaagatccttcaagagacttaaaAACATTTCACAaactatgataattaaattaaatacttaattctcttaacaaattataattcttgtagagaatcataaaccaaatcatcctttttaaattaagacatatataaattcacattccttcaagcaaatcaaattttgttaatggatttataaattcttggatgactacaCAACTTGATCCATACTATTTAAATTTCTACtaataaattgtaatttagttagagaaacataaatcataaaagaatttatttaaatatcaaaataaacttaattcttataataatttaaacattgttaaagaatataaatcaaaaaacataacataatccttttaacaaaattaaagtttatcaaaggattattagagaaaattatatatatataaaaaatatactcaatcctccaaaaagtcataggatatcatcatacacaaagataaacatatacatataattcaccttagaaatcttgtctataaaatttttttttaattaacaattcaattaacttACCCCTTAgatcaaaagattgaattgaacaaaccaaattttttttttctttgtgacAGCCGAAACGAAGAGCAAGGGAAGGAaaatttttttctgatttttgtgattaattttggGGATTAAGAATGTAAAGACTTCAATTGAGGTTTAAAGGATTAATAGGAATTATTAATCACTTATCGTGCCATAAAACCCAATTATGAcaggagttacaaaactcccCCCATTCCCTATACTCAACCGGCTGCCCCCTTCCCATTCcctccttaatttttttttgttaattaattaattaattgactaattattatattattgttaaaacagaaaagaaacgtcacgcgataaaacttgttaccgttcaaatttaaacttacttcgtttcttataattaaccatgtaaaataacataatttaatattacgtatttattttattttgttatactttattttattttattttatttattgtttaaactcgataaattacggggtttacaatatatatatatatatatatatatatatatatatatatatatatatatacatatatatatatatatatatatatatatatacatatatatatatatatatatatacatatatatatatatatacatatatatatatatacatatatatatatatatatatacacatatatatatatatatatatatatatatatatatatatatatatatatatatattatatatatatatatttatatatatatatatatatatatatatatatgtatatatatatatatatatacatatatatatatatatatacatatatatatatatatatatatatatatatatatatatatatatatatatatatatacatatatatatatatatatatatatatatacatacatacatacatatatatatatatatatatatatatatatatatatatatatatatatatatatatatatatacatacatatatatatatatatatatatatatatatatatatatatatatatatatatatatatatatatacatatatatatatatatacatacatatatatatatatatatatatatatatatatatatatatatacatatatatatatatatatatatatatatatatatatatatatatatatacatatatatatatatatatatatatatatatatatatatgtatatatatattatataaatatatacatacatacatatatatatatatatatatatatatatatatatatatatatatatatattatatacatatatatatatatatatatatatatatatatatatatatatatatatatacatatatatatatatatatatatatatatatatatatatatatatacatatatatatatatatatatatatatatatatatatatatatatatatatatatatatatatatattatattatattatatacatatatatacatatatatagatatatacatatatatatatatatatatatatatatatatatatatatatatatatatatatatatatatatatatatattaaatatatatatatatatatatatatatatatatatatatatatatatatatatatatatatatatatatacacacacacacacaggcatatatatatatatatatatatatatatatatatatatatatatatatatatatatatatatatatatatatatatatatatatacatatatatagacatatatatatatatatatatatatatatatatatatatatatatatacatatatatagacatatatatatatatatatatatatatatacatatatatatatatatatatatatatatatatatttatatatatatatgtatatatatatatatatatatatatatatatatatatatatatatatatgtatatatatatacacatatataaatatatatatatatacatatatatatatatgcatatatatatatatatatatatatatatatatatatatatatatatatatatatgtgtatatatatatatatatatatatatatatatatatatacacatatatatatatatatatacatatatatatatatatatatatatatatatatatatatatatgcatatatatatatatatatatatatatatatatatatatatatatatgtatatgtatatatatatatatatatatatatatatatatatatatatatatatatatatatatatgtatatgtatatatatatatatatatatatgtatatgtatatatatatatatatatatatatatatatatatatatatatatatatatatatatatatatatgtatatatatatatatatatatatatatatatatatatatatatatatatatataagtatatatacatatacatatatatatatatatatatatatatatatatatatatgtatatatatataaatatatatatatatatatatgtatatatatatatatatgtatatatatatatatgtatatatatatatatatgtatatatatatatatatatatgtatatatatatatatatatatatatatatatatatatatatatatatatatatatatatatatatatatatatatatatatatatatatatatatatattgagttgTGTAAGTGTTAAAAGTTTTGGTAGATTCACTATTGAGATTTAATTAGTAGTAGTGAATGTGGGTTTGTATGTATTGTGGTTTTATCATGTAATTAtaaggatgagattaaaaggatttaatgatttaaataatataaaaaaatattaaaaaaaatcggGACAGCAACTACATTCTCTGCAGTCGTGCCCGGATCCGAGATGTTGACTGTGTTTTGTTGTCATTGTATTTAACCGTTGGATTCAAAACTTGTTAAACgctaaaattaattgaaaatagtaaatggatgttagaaattatgaaatttcgTACCTAAGATAATTGATGTCTTCTAGACGTATTGGTAAAGTCGGATTTTCCGTTTAAATTTTCTAAGCTGTCTAGAATGGTCGTTAAAGTTACTGGTTggattttaaattttggaaCGTGTGAAATTGGgagaaatcatttaaaattataaagttttagtAGTGCCTTAatggtatggagtggattaaatatgtaaacacgttctaatatgTGATTTTTGTATGTGTGCTGTGTTTAGGACCTCAattcataagaggttgagatTCAAATCGCAAAGTGCTTGAGTTTTTTTTATCGTGCTactaaggtacacgcttagaccatacaaTGGTAATCAgttatgtaaagtaatgttgtaCTCATTCTATATTGTGATGTTGTATATCATGTAAGATTTAGACCcccaaaataatttgtaaatagTTTAAATTGGAATTTGAGAATGGTTGTGTAGTTACCTAAATGGGGCTATTTAATTGGAATTGGAATACCATTGTTATTGTTctcatggcagttttggatcaatttggtcaccatgggggtatgcatacttttgcctttgacgacccgaacagaacaggcaacgtcttaggtcggaggttgccttgggattagctctcccttgtgtattcctccaaaatttTGAGAATACTTTGTCGACCTGAACTGGACGGGCAACGACATTTAACTAATAGAGCTGTCGCATGttaggatgaactcattgcttgtGTGTAACTCATATAATAGATTGTATGTTGTCTCTGACGTATATTGTTATGTACTTTGGAACTTACTATGATGTTGTCattcgacgactagtaggttgacttGCAGGTGGGGACTAGTGTGTGAAGACTCTTCTAATAGAACCTGTAGCCGAGTTGACTATCGTGCCCGAAAttactattagaattttatccatccaaactttattatttttatttcagtaAGTACATTTTGAATTGGATGGTATTTGGTTTGAAGAGGCCAGtaggttctcaagttgtaattttaGACTTCTGCTATCTTTTTATTTCGTCATTACTATTTTACTTCTTTATCACTAGAATGTCGTCAGTCCTAAAAGTGGTTTAATTTAATATCCGATGTGTGGACCGGAATTCATATTTGTATGAATTTATCCGGTTCACTTCAACCCAGACTATTACATTGTAACTTATATTGAGGCATATGAAAAGTTTGCCTTAAGTTATTACATCTTAAAGATCTTAATTACTAGGAGTAAAAGAAAGAAATCAACACGTAAATAATTCTCCTTCCTTAAATACCTCACGTCTCCTGCTCTAGATTTTCCTCATTTTTGCCTTCTTTTATCGATGTTCACAATTGCAAGTTCCTTATACTAATGTGCTTATTTATGAACACGTTTACTACCCCtttattgtgccaagttttatgcttttcAATCGTTATTATGCACATTACGCacgattttaccttgttcttgtctttaGGGTTGTTTTGTGATTATATCAAGAGATTCGGAGACAAAAAGGTCAACATCGATGCGTTGTGAGGCTTGGGCACGCAAATTGAGGGCTTTCCCGAAGAGCACACTGAGCTTGGAAGCCTCTAATCACTAGTTCTTACTCCATTTAGGCTAACCAAGACACCATTCAAGCAATTGGTGTTGATCATGCTCAAGTTAAGAGGCAAAAGCAGCTGAAAACAGCTGAATCAAACTCCATTCGCCAGAATGGATAAGTCATTCGGTTGAATGACCtatgttttctaaaaatagattCACCAAAGCTGCTAGAATAGGCGAATGAAACAACGTTCGGACGAATGGCAATCTATCTCAGAAAAGTTCCTGAATTGTTTCAAACATCGAGATTCAGGAGAATGAATCACCCATTCGAGCGAATAGCCCTGTTTTCTGCGGGAATTGTATTTCTTTGCAAGCCAAACCAAGGGCATTTTTAGGCATTCAAATCTCCTTTGCTTAGAGGGTATAAATACCCCACTTTCTGTAGAAACAAGGGGGCAAGCCCTAATACATTCTTTAATATAGTTTGATTTACTAGCTTTCTTTAGGGGATTAAACCTTAGTTTTTCATAGTTTTATTATCTCAATCTTTTGTATTTCAAGTCTTTACTTTCTAGTTTGGATTTCAATCTTGATTATTGAATCTTCGCCAACTCCTTATTGTAGCATCAACATGGGGTTGTAATTATCAATCTCCTCGTTACTTTGAGTTCATTTATTGCATTTATTGTCTTGCCTAATATTTCTTGCTTATCTAGAATAGTTTCTACATTATCTTTACTCTTGTTGGTTTCTTTTGATGACTATTATTTATGGTTTTTGTTCTATTGATTATCATTGTTTCCTACATTTTAATCATGTGTGAGTAGTTCTCTTTGGGAATTGATTAGTGAAACCCTAGGAAAGGCTATGCTCTTTATTGTTTAGTATAAGGGAAAAGATGATAATAATTAGTCCTTGAAACCCAATGCGAATCTTGTCCTGCAACTCCTCcggagacatagggcgattataggtcattcattgtgatttgtggaaTCATCAACTTCCTCTTGCATTGTTGGGTGTCTAGACtagttattgtttgatttcctCTGACCTAATATATACTCTTTTAAAATCAGCTTCCTAGGGTGAATCTAATCTCAACCCCCTTTTTCTCCCCTTTGATTTATATCATTAATCAACCGTGCTTATTATTTTCGTCATTAGTTTTAGACGCTCTTCAACCTACAAAGCCTCGTTATGTTGAGATGCGGAGTTTATTGACAACCTTTGTTCTCGTGGTTCGATCCCCTACCCCACTATACTTGTGTAATGCGTAGGTTGTTATAAGTTCTGTTTGGTTCAAGGTTTAGCATAGACGACTGTGAAAATCTTTTTAATCATATAcctaattagtttattttaattcttgctTCCTCATATACCTCACGTCTCCCGCTCTAGAACTCTTTGAAACCATTGATGTATAAATAAGCGTACATCagtcttaaaattataaaattaacgtttgctgacattttatgtgcaaaaaagtCATGgtagaacaatttggtaaacctcagggttatcgcgtgaattttttaaaagttttggttaccacgtggaaaacctaaaacctcagggttaccacgaGGATTTCCTTAATATTTATTAGTATCGtaaatgattttaataaaattaatcatattatgtaaaaaatatttgatacaataaagtatgttattattgtatttatttaaagagattacCAAAGCATGTTTTACTTAAAGTTCTGTATGAAGTATTAGACAttgtatatttcttttatttttgataaaatggGAATTAGACAACAAATACTATGTATCCGGATATGTGTGTAAAATCGTAGAGCTTGATTCCAGGTATAAGCCTTTAGGATCCATCTCGAGTAACCTTTCTTGTTTAGTTCTGGCAAGAACTGTTTTTAGGTGATGACGATCACATGTTATTGCCAGATAGATAGATCAAACCTACTATCTAGCGATCACTGAATATTCCCCATTTTCATACTATTTAGTATCATATTTCGATactgttttaagtatttttttgatatttgacaaatattatgTATTTTGTAAGGATTTACCTCTACATGTTAGCTTTGAACTTACGCAATTCTTAGTCGTGTGTGATTTATAAAAGAATAAATTCTTTAACGTTAAATATAACATTGTATAGTTTTTAAGTATTGCTAAACATGAATTTAAGAAGGTTACCTAAATGAGCAAAAAGGTTTAAAATGTAAAACttataaatgattttttaaacTATACGTAGTATCGTTTGTCGGGTTACTCAACGATTATAATTATTGACAATTTTTTATGGGGCCTATTCTCTTCGAAGAATAAATCTGATTTTAGGTTAATTTTGCCTTGGCGATGATATCTACTTATATTATGTGCTACGTGCCAGGCGAGGACTTCTTTTGAAATACATTCATTTTGactatataatttataatgtaaattagatatttgcaaattaaattgtaataatttaaaatattttgtaaatggaattatgtaaaatttttaaataacccTAATATTAGTTTGCTGTGATCATTTAATCAAAAATCCAATTTAGTCTaaacttctataagtcttctgCTGTATTAGTGGACAGTATTATTATACTGTTACgttggtttgggctgtttcactCTACTTTTCATTAATTACTCAAATCCTAGCAAACTAGTTAGAATATTAGTGGGAGAAGAGGTCATATCGATCACTGGTACGTATGGGCTATAAATTGAGCTAGATGAGGAAGTCAAACGTGAGTTTTTGGATAACCTGGATGACCTTATAGTTACCATCCCTGtcgattaaaaatttttataggTGGAGACTTTAATGGACACATAGGTAAGGAGGCAGTTAACTATAGCTCAGTTCATGGTGGGTTTGGTTATGGTATAAGGAACGAGAGTGGAGAGGTCTTGCTTGAGTTTGCGTTAGCAAAGGAGTTGGTTATAGCAAACTCAATCTTTAGAAAGAAGGATGAGCACCACAAGAGTGGTGGGCATGCAACCCAAATTGACTACTGTTTAGTACAAAAGGTTGATCAAAGCTCGTGTTTGGATTGTAAAGTAGTGCTGGGTACAAAGACACCCACCCAACATAGGTTATTAGTACTAGTGTTTTGTATGAGAAGAAAGATTTCCGGGAAGAACATAAAGGTCATGCAAACGATCATGTGGGGTTGACTTAAAGAGGATATGGTTGCAACCTTGTCAAACAAAATCAAGACGTCGGGCTACCTAAGTATATCAGATGATGAAAATCAGATGTGGGAGACCATGGCAGAAACCATTCGAACGGTGGCAAAGGGGACATTAAGGGTGTCGACGGGGAAACCATAGGTGTACAAAGAATCGTGGTGGTGGAACGAAGAAGTgcaaaagaagataaaggacaAAAACAGGAGATTCAAGGAGCTCATGGCTTGCACGGAGGTGGAGGATAGGACACTTAAGAAGGAAAtgtataaagaaaaaaaacggGCGGCAAAGAAAGTAGTAGCGGAGGCAATAAATCTTGTGTTTGAAGACTTTTATCAAAAGCTTGATACCAGAGAGGGGGAgaagtatatttttaagttggcaaaaGCAAGATCTAGGCAGAAGAAGGACTTAGGGACAATGAAGTTCATTAAGGATGAAGGTGGACAAGTACTCCTTAGACAAGAAGACATCAAATTGAGATGGCATCAATATTTTGCCCAACTTCTCAATGAGATTAGTGGTCTAAAGGAGGAAATCTGAATTACTTTAGACATCCAAAGTACACAGGATTATGGATCGATTATTGATATTACCACGGCAAAAGTgggagaagctctcaaaaaaatgggggggggggggggggggatcaAAGGTAGTTGGACCTGATAACATtccgattgaggtgtggaggggtttaggagagGAGGGTATTTGTTGgcttactaacctctttaatgtCATCTTGAGGTCTagtaagatgccagaagaatagagggttacactagtggaaaaaaccttatttgctgcttgtcatttgctgtggttttccATAGACGAagcattaaatagcataaagaatttagaaaaaaaaaatcaattaattgttgcggttttacatgagcccgcagcaaatactaaGCTggacaattaattgctgcggttatgcaatggcccgcagcaaatagctctttcaattgctgcggttgttcaacagcccgcagcaaatactcagttgCTTCACTCAATTTCTGCGGTTTTGTtatatgcccgcagcaaatatactcatttcacaaaattaaaacCCGCCAACATTTCATTTCACAAATACTTTACTATACGTAAACTGTTGTATCTCtcaaacccaccattttcgccattcaacatttcattcttcatcttgatcttcgtctaaaaaccataaattcttcatcatctgctgCTTTCTTCGCAAACTGATTCATAAACCCATTACTCGAAAAACACTGTACGTAACTTTTTCTTCAAAcctgttcttcatcttcttggttcataaacccacgaaatttggtcttgttcgttgttggcctcttaaggttttgatgatgactttacttttaaataaacaaacatattattagagattgttttgtaggtacatatccgatttaatgagaatcgttgatgaagcctatgacttgattcgtggaagatgtacatgtctcaaatatccaagaagttggacaattgctctggaagacagtttactgttcctagagttgaagttctgacgaaagttgtagatggagacagtgtgctgttcctcatgatacaggtctgaagaagacattgactggaaattacgaaaattaagttttctgtttttagttaatgtaaaaggttaaaatttaattagttgcttaattaaatttatttattaattggcaaaatatttttaattcgcctaaaaacatggagaaaatcaattccttgtttatctcctataaactcggaattcaagagacttgttctcttctttgaattggtctcctataatttaggatcttccttaacccatgatgttttaaccatGCATGTGTACaacagttacattccactcctacctttaactaactttcca
Protein-coding sequences here:
- the LOC130805539 gene encoding uncharacterized protein LOC130805539, whose protein sequence is MVATLSNKIKTSGYLSISDDENQMWETMAETIRTVYKESWWWNEEVQKKIKDKNRRFKELMACTEVEDRTLKKEMYKEKKRAAKKVVAEAINLVFEDFYQKLDTREGEKYIFKLAKARSRQKKDLGTMKFIKDEGGQVLLRQEDIKLRWHQYFAQLLNEISGLKEEI